A single genomic interval of Antechinus flavipes isolate AdamAnt ecotype Samford, QLD, Australia chromosome 1, AdamAnt_v2, whole genome shotgun sequence harbors:
- the MRPL13 gene encoding 39S ribosomal protein L13, mitochondrial: MSSFSRAQQQWATFGRIWYLLDGKMQPPGKLAAIASVKLQGLHKPVYHQLSKCGDHVVIKNTRHIAFSGNKWEQKVYSSHTGYPGGFRQVTAAQLHQRDPVAIVKLAIYGMLPKNLHRRTMMQRLHLFPDEEIPEDILKNIVEELPQPRKIPKRLDEYTQEEIDAFPRLWNPPEDFRM, from the exons ATGTCGAGTTTCTCAAGAGCGCAACAG cAATGGGCTACTTTTGGCAGAATATGGTATCTCTTAGATGGAAAAATGCAACCTCCAGGCAAACTTGCAGCAATAGCATCAGTCAAACTTCAAGGGCTACATAAACCTGTATACCATCAATTAA GTAAGTGTGGGGATCATGTTGTCATAAAGAACACAAGGCATATTGCATTTTCTGGGAATAAATGGGAACAAAAAGTATACTCTTCTCACACTGG ctaCCCAGGTGGTTTCAGACAAGTTACAGCAGCTCAGCTTCACCAACGGGATCCAGTGGCA attGTTAAACTAGCTATTTATGGAATGTTACCAAAGAACCTCCACAGAAGAACCATGATGCAAAGGTTAcatctttttccagatgaa GAGATTCCAGAAGATATACTTAAGAATATAGTAGAAGAGCTTCCTCAGCCACGAAAAATACCTAAAAGACTAGATGAATATACCCAAGAAGAAATTGATGCTTTCCCAAGATTATGGAATCC